In Opitutaceae bacterium TAV5, one genomic interval encodes:
- a CDS encoding N-terminal cleavage protein yields MSLTSRPPFIPASPSPRTCASPARGFTLIELLTVIAIIGILASLSFYGIQKARAAANRSKSISHLRACTVAILNYAVDNRDALPNRWEGDTLGRGFIHASLMKPYLPTPSDNTTNPKPGPAWICPVTRQALLASSSSYKETDPWLGRFVFFWKLWERSGKQVEGSTSAITSGTPLVGVRLSTVARPSDALLLANLSGGMRGGYGDGKANVSFVDGSIKRVRDDGYITAGTSGKDIDPGVCHDYFYVSAPAGASGFRGYDW; encoded by the coding sequence ATGAGCCTTACATCCCGTCCACCGTTTATCCCGGCATCCCCTTCACCTCGCACCTGCGCTTCACCAGCGCGAGGATTCACCCTGATCGAATTGCTCACGGTCATTGCGATCATCGGCATCCTCGCGTCGCTTTCGTTCTATGGCATCCAGAAAGCCCGCGCTGCTGCCAACCGCAGCAAAAGCATCTCACACCTGCGCGCCTGCACCGTGGCCATCCTCAACTATGCCGTGGACAACCGCGATGCGCTGCCCAACCGCTGGGAAGGCGATACCCTCGGACGCGGTTTCATCCACGCCAGCCTGATGAAACCCTACCTGCCGACGCCCTCGGACAACACCACCAATCCCAAACCCGGGCCGGCATGGATCTGCCCCGTCACCCGCCAGGCCCTGCTCGCATCGAGCAGCAGTTACAAGGAAACGGATCCCTGGCTCGGACGCTTTGTCTTTTTCTGGAAACTCTGGGAACGGTCGGGAAAGCAGGTCGAGGGATCGACCTCCGCCATCACCTCCGGCACGCCTCTCGTCGGCGTCAGGCTGAGCACCGTCGCCCGCCCGTCCGACGCCTTGCTGCTCGCCAATCTCTCGGGCGGCATGCGAGGCGGCTACGGCGACGGCAAGGCCAACGTTTCATTCGTGGACGGCAGCATCAAACGCGTGCGGGACGATGGCTACATTACCGCCGGCACCTCCGGCAAGGACATCGATCCGGGCGTGTGCCACGACTACTTTTATGTCAGCGCGCCCGCCGGCGCCTCCGGTTTCCGGGGATACGACTGGTAA
- a CDS encoding transcriptional regulator, with the protein MSSGESSGKPVPPTMRELAKSLGLSIATVSRALRNSPHVLPETRARVQEAMRRTGYRSHALVNALMAQVRQRHRLQPTGEVVAYLTSHSEENGWKVHPAHVAQIEGARERAMELGFRLEHMWLGYKGCHSRQVARVLAARGVRGSLLAPLPVDHHPLELDWQQHAVVTLGYSWRQTALHRAVHDNVGLAFSCHAHLRALGYRRIGLALQESDDSRVKHLWRTGFLGAQSVHGGEPVPLLLYPRYRDAGDFLRWYDEYRPDAVISIWQDFPLTWLREHGVRVPEDTGYATLDLGAGMEGKLAGMRQDNRDLGASAMDMLASQLFRNEIGIPKTALVTMIDGTWIDGPTVARQGRSGKQRGRGAPGRPDISGGNG; encoded by the coding sequence ATGTCCTCAGGAGAATCATCCGGCAAACCCGTCCCCCCCACGATGCGTGAGCTGGCCAAATCGCTCGGATTGAGCATCGCGACGGTGTCGCGGGCCTTGCGCAACTCGCCGCATGTCTTGCCCGAAACACGGGCCCGCGTGCAGGAGGCGATGCGGCGCACCGGCTATCGTTCGCATGCGCTCGTCAACGCGCTCATGGCGCAGGTGCGTCAACGACACCGGTTGCAGCCGACCGGGGAGGTGGTGGCCTACCTGACGTCGCACTCGGAGGAAAACGGCTGGAAGGTGCATCCGGCGCATGTGGCGCAGATCGAGGGAGCGCGGGAGAGGGCGATGGAACTGGGGTTCAGGCTCGAGCACATGTGGCTCGGTTACAAGGGCTGCCACTCGCGGCAGGTGGCCCGGGTGCTGGCGGCGCGCGGCGTGCGCGGATCGTTGCTGGCGCCGCTTCCGGTGGATCATCATCCGCTCGAACTGGACTGGCAGCAGCATGCTGTCGTCACGCTGGGCTACTCCTGGCGTCAGACGGCGCTGCACCGGGCGGTGCACGACAATGTGGGGCTCGCGTTTTCCTGCCATGCGCATCTGCGCGCGCTCGGTTACCGGCGCATCGGCCTGGCGCTTCAGGAAAGTGACGACAGCCGGGTGAAGCATCTCTGGCGCACCGGATTTCTCGGCGCGCAGTCGGTGCATGGCGGCGAGCCGGTGCCGCTGCTCCTGTATCCGCGTTACCGCGACGCCGGTGATTTCCTGCGCTGGTATGACGAATACCGGCCCGACGCGGTCATCAGCATCTGGCAGGATTTTCCGCTGACATGGCTGCGCGAGCACGGCGTGCGGGTGCCGGAAGATACCGGTTATGCGACGCTCGACCTCGGGGCTGGCATGGAGGGAAAACTGGCCGGCATGCGGCAGGACAACCGGGATCTCGGCGCGTCGGCCATGGACATGCTGGCGAGCCAGCTTTTCCGGAATGAAATCGGCATTCCAAAAACGGCTCTGGTGACGATGATCGACGGCACCTGGATCGACGGACCGACGGTGGCGCGGCAGGGCAGATCAGGCAAGCAGCGCGGCCGTGGCGCGCCCGGCCGCCCCGACATTTCCGGCGGGAACGGATGA
- a CDS encoding N-terminal cleavage protein, which produces MKKTPPITSSQYAHPWTTVVNHRPRKDAFTLIELLTVIAIIGILASLTFVGIQKARQAAHRAKSMSQMRGIVTAALTYTTDNRDQLPHKGNVTDAEGDWRLPDAKTDTNDHVSTKLMEPYIRGMDPAWFDPLAVAGQEARGGNKIGNERWFGRIWFNKSITTGAKHSSLRAVPVRVSSIANPSRALLFFNAQSNRWAGYPDGYGTVGFADGSVKRIKEAPMGTAEGSIIREYIESPANLKGYVE; this is translated from the coding sequence ATGAAAAAGACACCGCCCATTACCTCATCCCAGTATGCCCACCCATGGACGACGGTGGTAAATCATAGGCCCAGAAAGGATGCGTTCACGTTAATTGAACTCCTCACGGTCATCGCCATCATCGGGATACTGGCCAGCCTGACCTTTGTTGGTATCCAGAAGGCCCGGCAAGCCGCACACCGCGCCAAAAGCATGTCCCAGATGCGAGGCATCGTAACCGCGGCGCTTACCTACACCACGGACAACAGGGATCAATTGCCCCATAAAGGCAACGTGACCGATGCCGAGGGCGACTGGAGACTGCCCGATGCAAAGACGGATACCAACGATCATGTCTCCACCAAGCTGATGGAGCCTTATATCCGTGGCATGGATCCCGCGTGGTTCGATCCGCTTGCTGTCGCCGGACAAGAAGCGCGTGGAGGCAACAAAATCGGAAATGAAAGATGGTTCGGGCGTATTTGGTTCAATAAATCGATAACGACAGGCGCCAAGCACAGCTCACTCCGGGCAGTTCCGGTTCGCGTTTCTTCTATCGCCAACCCGTCACGCGCTCTTTTGTTCTTTAACGCGCAAAGCAATAGATGGGCAGGATACCCTGATGGGTATGGGACGGTGGGCTTTGCTGATGGCAGTGTAAAACGTATCAAGGAAGCCCCGATGGGGACAGCGGAGGGATCAATCATCCGAGAGTACATTGAAAGCCCGGCAAACCTGAAAGGCTATGTGGAGTAA
- a CDS encoding transcriptional regulator yields the protein MSPEISTPLSQQVPPTVRELAAQLGISRTTVALALRRHPSVAAATRDRVLAAAQAAGYQKNPLVNALMTQVRKRHRLKPTGEVVAYLTSHDTEDDWKRHPSHVHQFEGARDQARQLGFDLQPVWLGNRGGQSRQVARMLAARGMRGSILAPIGIDHRTLELDWTGHVVVSTGYSFRQVSLHRAVHDHIGLVRACYEHLRKLGYRRIGLTISEQDNARVKHLWHTGAAGAAAVHGGAEVRPLIFASYEDSSAFRKWLRSKKPDAVIGIWLDQQIDWMNEAGLRVPEDAAYATLDVGDRVGTIAGMQQDHRGVGAAAMDLLASQLFRNEIGIPQTPTVTMIEGTWVDGPTVARR from the coding sequence ATGTCCCCTGAGATCTCCACACCTTTATCCCAGCAAGTGCCACCGACCGTGCGCGAGCTTGCCGCGCAACTGGGAATCAGTCGAACAACCGTGGCTCTGGCCTTGCGAAGGCATCCGAGCGTGGCGGCGGCGACTCGCGATCGCGTGTTGGCGGCGGCGCAGGCGGCGGGGTATCAGAAAAATCCACTCGTCAATGCGCTTATGACCCAGGTGAGGAAGCGGCACCGGTTGAAGCCAACGGGAGAAGTGGTTGCGTATTTGACTTCCCACGACACGGAGGACGATTGGAAACGGCATCCGTCGCATGTTCATCAATTCGAAGGCGCCCGGGATCAGGCGCGGCAGTTGGGGTTCGATTTGCAGCCGGTGTGGCTGGGAAACCGGGGAGGGCAATCCCGTCAGGTTGCGCGGATGCTGGCGGCCCGGGGAATGCGTGGATCGATCCTTGCCCCGATAGGCATCGATCACCGGACGCTGGAGCTGGACTGGACGGGGCACGTGGTGGTGTCGACGGGTTATTCGTTTCGCCAGGTCTCGCTTCACCGGGCGGTGCATGACCATATCGGACTGGTGCGGGCTTGTTACGAGCATCTGCGAAAGCTCGGATACCGTCGCATCGGGCTGACCATTTCGGAGCAGGACAACGCGCGCGTCAAACATCTGTGGCACACGGGAGCGGCCGGCGCGGCTGCAGTGCATGGCGGAGCGGAGGTCAGGCCGTTGATTTTTGCGAGTTATGAGGACTCCTCCGCATTCCGGAAATGGCTGCGTAGCAAAAAACCGGATGCCGTGATTGGCATCTGGCTTGACCAGCAGATCGATTGGATGAACGAGGCCGGGTTGCGGGTGCCGGAGGATGCCGCCTATGCGACTCTCGATGTCGGCGACCGGGTGGGCACGATCGCCGGGATGCAGCAGGATCACCGCGGGGTGGGGGCGGCGGCGATGGATTTGCTGGCGAGCCAGCTCTTCCGCAACGAGATTGGCATCCCGCAAACGCCGACCGTGACCATGATCGAGGGCACCTGGGTGGACGGGCCGACAGTGGCGCGGCGGTGA
- a CDS encoding glycosyltransferase family 1, with amino-acid sequence MKTTPLKIGAGLCLALGMTTAASAALVIDAGSIVDNTYSYSLNFTDTAQYTAATSKVADAPWTATGNKFVDDVLSFSNIHMTVFNGGTRSSVSLINGATDGEFVYKFDFTDLNYTVNSFTISEVVRREQDGTWLSDGDKRNLTGFTSWYSTDGVNWSLLHEVEPAKGYMGQTTFTDTVPLAETTSIVYYKVVLSSSGPLAGSYTGESNNGHTGVNWNYTTNTSTTSGFFTASFDLATIPEPSAWAALLGGAGLLTAMILRRRRYQ; translated from the coding sequence ATGAAAACAACACCGCTTAAAATCGGTGCGGGGCTTTGCCTTGCACTCGGCATGACCACCGCCGCAAGCGCGGCCCTCGTTATCGACGCGGGCAGCATTGTCGATAACACATACTCCTATTCGCTCAACTTCACGGATACGGCCCAGTATACTGCCGCCACGTCAAAAGTAGCGGATGCCCCCTGGACGGCTACGGGCAACAAGTTCGTCGACGATGTGCTGTCGTTCTCCAATATCCACATGACCGTCTTCAACGGAGGAACCCGTTCCTCGGTTTCCCTGATCAACGGAGCCACCGATGGCGAGTTTGTCTACAAGTTCGATTTCACCGATCTGAACTACACCGTCAACAGCTTTACCATCAGCGAGGTTGTCAGGCGCGAGCAGGATGGCACATGGCTGTCTGACGGTGACAAGCGAAATCTTACCGGTTTCACCTCCTGGTACAGCACGGACGGTGTCAATTGGTCGCTGCTGCATGAAGTGGAGCCCGCAAAAGGGTATATGGGACAAACTACCTTCACGGATACGGTGCCGCTGGCCGAGACGACATCCATTGTTTACTACAAGGTTGTCCTTTCCTCATCCGGTCCACTTGCCGGCAGCTACACCGGAGAATCCAACAATGGTCACACCGGTGTTAACTGGAACTATACCACCAATACCAGTACAACCAGTGGTTTCTTCACCGCTTCCTTTGACCTTGCCACAATCCCCGAGCCCTCTGCCTGGGCCGCGCTGCTCGGCGGGGCCGGCCTCCTCACCGCCATGATCCTCCGCCGCCGCAGATATCAATAA
- a CDS encoding N-terminal cleavage protein gives MNNSFRFHPNPSLSTDIGFPSSASRQPIRAFTLIELLTVIAIIGILAAIIIPVVGKVRESARKMQSISNVRSAAQAALLYANDNKDALPHERDTNLGTYSIVARNALEPYFPFKSEAWYDPKVVKLQNRDNYAYGSADYLWRGRIRYNEGLTGGLVTYGNKRGLPIRVSTIVRASDAFLYAVFTSNGTGGQYGGFSPVGFADGSVKMVKDNGDPNKSPSVIADYRNNSVPEQPYGLRGFDW, from the coding sequence ATGAACAATTCCTTCCGTTTTCATCCGAACCCTTCCCTCTCCACGGATATCGGCTTTCCCTCCTCTGCCTCCCGCCAGCCGATCAGGGCTTTCACGCTGATCGAATTGCTCACGGTCATTGCCATCATCGGCATCCTGGCGGCGATCATCATCCCGGTGGTTGGCAAGGTCCGGGAAAGCGCCCGGAAAATGCAGAGCATCTCCAACGTCCGCAGCGCCGCTCAGGCCGCTTTGCTTTACGCAAATGACAACAAGGACGCCCTTCCCCACGAGAGAGACACCAATCTCGGAACCTACAGCATTGTCGCCCGAAATGCGCTTGAGCCCTACTTCCCGTTCAAGAGCGAGGCATGGTATGATCCGAAAGTCGTCAAGCTGCAAAATCGGGATAACTATGCTTACGGCAGCGCCGATTATCTGTGGAGAGGACGAATCCGATATAACGAAGGATTAACCGGCGGGCTGGTTACCTATGGGAATAAACGCGGCTTGCCGATCCGCGTATCGACAATTGTCCGGGCATCGGATGCCTTTCTCTACGCCGTATTCACATCCAATGGTACCGGGGGGCAGTATGGAGGATTTTCTCCCGTCGGATTTGCGGACGGAAGCGTCAAAATGGTCAAGGACAACGGTGATCCCAATAAATCCCCCAGTGTCATTGCTGACTACCGCAACAACTCCGTCCCCGAACAACCTTACGGCCTGAGAGGCTTTGACTGGTAA